A region of Larus michahellis chromosome 15, bLarMic1.1, whole genome shotgun sequence DNA encodes the following proteins:
- the PRRT1B gene encoding proline rich transmembrane protein 1B, with protein sequence MAGHAAAGPAAQGAERGLPAAGTPRQRGDGLVVVAAVTNAAFEGDPPPYSPPDPKSVHLLYPPFPAGFSQQVPVVYQPGPGPGPFPPPGVPPAPLPYTTYDGQPSTGPSPAGHGQPLPKDYMVESVLVTIFCCLLTGVIALVYSYETRAAIGRGDMAQANVSSKKAQSLVLFSLLFGLFASISWVIYVLVALYL encoded by the exons ATGGCGGGACACGCAGCGGCCGGGCCCGCAGCCCAGGGGGCGGAGCGGGGGCTGCCCgcggccgggaccccccggcAGCGCGGGGACGGGCtcgtggtggtggcggcggtcACCAACGCGGCCTTCGAGGGGGACCCGCCGCCCTACTCGCCCCCGGACCCCAAGAGCGTTCACCTCCTCTACCCGCCGTTCCCGGCCGGCTTCTCCCAGCAAGTGCCCGTCGTCTaccagccggggccggggccggggccctTCCCGCCCCCCGGCGTCCCGCCCGCACCCCTGCCCTACACCACC TACGACGGGCAACCGAGCACGGGGCCATCGCCCGCCGGCcacgggcagcccctgcccaagGACTACATGGTGGAGTCGGTGCTGGTGACCATCTTCTGCTGCCTCCTGACCGGCGTCATCGCCCTCGTCTACTCCTACGAG ACCCGGGCTGCGATCGGCCGCGGGGACATGGCCCAGGCAAACGTGTCATCCAAAAAGGCCCAGTCACTGGTgctcttcagcctcctcttcGGGTTGTTTGCCTCCATCAGCTGGGTCATCTATGTCCTGGTGGCCCTGTACCTATGA